The Betta splendens chromosome 4, fBetSpl5.4, whole genome shotgun sequence genome contains a region encoding:
- the tsc22d2 gene encoding TSC22 domain family protein 2 isoform X1 encodes MSKMPAKKKSCFQITSVTQAQVAASSITDDTESLDDPDESRTEDVSSEIFDGPRGDQGVCDGSSSEETFNNVGESQGGHPPVTAPVNGGLSYKSKGTPQILGGINSAATTAQPLVPASSTHPLTVTSTVPAATVSPSVASTAPTSTSCSSRFRVIKLDHGTGEPFRRGRWTCNEFYDKDSDSSVNRAVDSMKPTLTLDHSIDRESGPGATTNSVITSSTFSPHAVENSTDSSYSAGHLPHPHPSDPLQPGYSVAPQIGSGASAFQPPGYTTTVSQQPQQVVQPVAPQTFLSNSLNGVHQGAIPQKSHNMPPATQPQQFVYSAHNTGLPAGQPDLSQQHFGSSTQNLPMTSLPLGPAASQVPSSLINPSGPGAQGLGGDTASAGGLLQQVGNATAGAPISGQQQPVSQPQPSGGLGINPAPSVTTTPHSSVQNVPATVPIVTNISQGVPGQAPGTGGLQPQGAHGGATTGVPPGLSNHTEDSGQTSDALPQPNAGVVPRKDGVKPFFSEGLNLPAPAVKSLLDINNIGVDVDDDRNPSTAFYQAFRPSRYQGSKTFTDSASGASVVAIDNKIEQAMDLVKSHLMYAVREEVEVLKEQIKELFERNSVLERENAVLKSLANSEQLNQLTSQLTQGSPLTQHEGSQSIPHQPNLSSA; translated from the exons ATGTCGAAAATGCCAGCAAAGAAGAAAAGTTGTTTCCAGATCACGAGTGTGACCCAGGCTCAGGTGGCGgccagcagcatcactgacgACACCGAGAGCCTGGATGATCCGGACGAGTCCCGGACAGAGGACGTGTCGTCGGAAATCTTTGACGGTCCTCGCGGCGACCAGGGGGTGTGTGACGGGAGCTCATCGGAGGAAACCTTCAACAACGTGGGGGAGTCTCAGGGGGGCCACCCGCCTGTCACCGCTCCCGTCAATGGAGGGCTATCGTATAAAAGTAAAGGCACCCCGCAGATTTTAGGAGGAATCAATTCCGCGGCAACGACGGcgcagcctttggttccagcttcATCCACCCATCCCTTGACAGTCACCAGCACGGTCCCTGCGGCCACTGTCTCCCCCAGTGTGGCTTCCACTGCTCCCACTagcaccagctgcagctcccgtTTTAGGGTCATCAAACTTGACCATGGTACTGGAGAGCCCTTCAGACGGGGCAGGTGGACTTGCAATGAGTTCTATGACAAAGATTCAGATTCAAGTGTTAATCGTGCTGTGGATAGTATGAAGCCAACTCTAACCCTTGACCACAGTATAGACAGGGAAAGTGGGCCTGGGGCCACAACTAACTCTGTAATCACTAGCTCTACGTTTTCTCCTCATGCTGTGGAGAACTCCACAGACAGCAGTTACTCTGCCGGACATCTCCCACACCCTCACCCTTCAGACCCTCTGCAGCCAGGTTACAGCGTGGCTCCTCAGATAGGGAGTGGAGCAAGTGCCTTTCAGCCCCCAGGGTATACAACGACTGTATCGCAGCAACCACAACAGGTTGTGCAGCCTGTTGCTCCCCAGACCTTTCTTTCAAACAGCCTCAATGGTGTGCACCAAGGTGCCATACCACAGAAGTCTCACAACATGCCTCCTGCTACGCAGCCCCAGCAGTTTGTGTATTCTGCTCATAACACTGGCCTTCCAGCTGGCCAACCGGACTTAAGTCAGCAGCACTTTGGCTCCAGCACGCAAAACCTTCCTATGACTTCTCTTCCTCTGGGACCTGCAGCCAGCCAGGTTCCCTCGTCTCTAATCAACCCTTCTGGTCCAGGTGCCCAGGGGCTGGGTGGAGACACAGCCTCAGCTGGGGGCCTGCTGCAACAAGTGGGCAATGCAACAGCTGGGGCCCCCATCAGTGGCCAACAGCAGCCTGTCAGCCAGCCTCAGCCTTCAGGGGGGTTGGGTATCAACCCTGCACCTTCCGTCACCACCACCCCACACAGCAGTGTCCAGAATGTGCCTGCCACAGTGCCCATTGTCACCAACATCTCTCAAGGTGTGCCAGGTCAGGCACCTGGTACAGGAGGACTTCAGCCTCAAGGAGCCCATGGTGGAGCAACAACAGGTGTTCCCCCTGGCTTAAGCAACCATACAGAAGATAGTGGGCAGACGTCTGATGCCCTACCTCAGCCCAATGCCGGTGTGGTGCCACGGAAAGATGGTGTAAAGCCTTTCTTCAGTGAGGGCCTCAACCTACCAGCCCCCGCGGTCAAAAGCCTGCTTGACATCAATAATATTGGTGTGGATGTGGATGATGACAG GAACCCATCCACTGCTTTCTACCAGGCTTTCCGACCTAGCAGATATCAAGGGTCAAAGACCTTCACCGATAG TGCATCCGGTGCCAGTGTCGTTGCCATTGACAACAAAATTGAACAGGCAATG GATTTGGTGAAGAGCCATCTGATGTatgctgttcgcgaggaggtggaggtgttaAAGGAGCAGATCAAGGAGCTGTTTGAGAGGAACTCAGTGCTAGAACGCGAGAATGCTGTGCTGAAGTCGCTGGCCAACTCGGAGCAGCTCAACCAGCTCACCAGCCAGCTCACCCAGGGCAGCCCCTTGACTCAGCACGAGGGGAGCCAGAGCATCCCTCACCAGCCCAACCTGAGCTCCGCGTGA
- the tsc22d2 gene encoding TSC22 domain family protein 2 isoform X2: MSKMPAKKKSCFQITSVTQAQVAASSITDDTESLDDPDESRTEDVSSEIFDGPRGDQGVCDGSSSEETFNNVGESQGGHPPVTAPVNGGLSYKSKGTPQILGGINSAATTAQPLVPASSTHPLTVTSTVPAATVSPSVASTAPTSTSCSSRFRVIKLDHGTGEPFRRGRWTCNEFYDKDSDSSVNRAVDSMKPTLTLDHSIDRESGPGATTNSVITSSTFSPHAVENSTDSSYSAGHLPHPHPSDPLQPGYSVAPQIGSGASAFQPPGYTTTVSQQPQQVVQPVAPQTFLSNSLNGVHQGAIPQKSHNMPPATQPQQFVYSAHNTGLPAGQPDLSQQHFGSSTQNLPMTSLPLGPAASQVPSSLINPSGPGAQGLGGDTASAGGLLQQVGNATAGAPISGQQQPVSQPQPSGGLGINPAPSVTTTPHSSVQNVPATVPIVTNISQGVPGQAPGTGGLQPQGAHGGATTGVPPGLSNHTEDSGQTSDALPQPNAGVVPRKDGVKPFFSEGLNLPAPAVKSLLDINNIGVDVDDDSASGASVVAIDNKIEQAMDLVKSHLMYAVREEVEVLKEQIKELFERNSVLERENAVLKSLANSEQLNQLTSQLTQGSPLTQHEGSQSIPHQPNLSSA; the protein is encoded by the exons ATGTCGAAAATGCCAGCAAAGAAGAAAAGTTGTTTCCAGATCACGAGTGTGACCCAGGCTCAGGTGGCGgccagcagcatcactgacgACACCGAGAGCCTGGATGATCCGGACGAGTCCCGGACAGAGGACGTGTCGTCGGAAATCTTTGACGGTCCTCGCGGCGACCAGGGGGTGTGTGACGGGAGCTCATCGGAGGAAACCTTCAACAACGTGGGGGAGTCTCAGGGGGGCCACCCGCCTGTCACCGCTCCCGTCAATGGAGGGCTATCGTATAAAAGTAAAGGCACCCCGCAGATTTTAGGAGGAATCAATTCCGCGGCAACGACGGcgcagcctttggttccagcttcATCCACCCATCCCTTGACAGTCACCAGCACGGTCCCTGCGGCCACTGTCTCCCCCAGTGTGGCTTCCACTGCTCCCACTagcaccagctgcagctcccgtTTTAGGGTCATCAAACTTGACCATGGTACTGGAGAGCCCTTCAGACGGGGCAGGTGGACTTGCAATGAGTTCTATGACAAAGATTCAGATTCAAGTGTTAATCGTGCTGTGGATAGTATGAAGCCAACTCTAACCCTTGACCACAGTATAGACAGGGAAAGTGGGCCTGGGGCCACAACTAACTCTGTAATCACTAGCTCTACGTTTTCTCCTCATGCTGTGGAGAACTCCACAGACAGCAGTTACTCTGCCGGACATCTCCCACACCCTCACCCTTCAGACCCTCTGCAGCCAGGTTACAGCGTGGCTCCTCAGATAGGGAGTGGAGCAAGTGCCTTTCAGCCCCCAGGGTATACAACGACTGTATCGCAGCAACCACAACAGGTTGTGCAGCCTGTTGCTCCCCAGACCTTTCTTTCAAACAGCCTCAATGGTGTGCACCAAGGTGCCATACCACAGAAGTCTCACAACATGCCTCCTGCTACGCAGCCCCAGCAGTTTGTGTATTCTGCTCATAACACTGGCCTTCCAGCTGGCCAACCGGACTTAAGTCAGCAGCACTTTGGCTCCAGCACGCAAAACCTTCCTATGACTTCTCTTCCTCTGGGACCTGCAGCCAGCCAGGTTCCCTCGTCTCTAATCAACCCTTCTGGTCCAGGTGCCCAGGGGCTGGGTGGAGACACAGCCTCAGCTGGGGGCCTGCTGCAACAAGTGGGCAATGCAACAGCTGGGGCCCCCATCAGTGGCCAACAGCAGCCTGTCAGCCAGCCTCAGCCTTCAGGGGGGTTGGGTATCAACCCTGCACCTTCCGTCACCACCACCCCACACAGCAGTGTCCAGAATGTGCCTGCCACAGTGCCCATTGTCACCAACATCTCTCAAGGTGTGCCAGGTCAGGCACCTGGTACAGGAGGACTTCAGCCTCAAGGAGCCCATGGTGGAGCAACAACAGGTGTTCCCCCTGGCTTAAGCAACCATACAGAAGATAGTGGGCAGACGTCTGATGCCCTACCTCAGCCCAATGCCGGTGTGGTGCCACGGAAAGATGGTGTAAAGCCTTTCTTCAGTGAGGGCCTCAACCTACCAGCCCCCGCGGTCAAAAGCCTGCTTGACATCAATAATATTGGTGTGGATGTGGATGATGACAG TGCATCCGGTGCCAGTGTCGTTGCCATTGACAACAAAATTGAACAGGCAATG GATTTGGTGAAGAGCCATCTGATGTatgctgttcgcgaggaggtggaggtgttaAAGGAGCAGATCAAGGAGCTGTTTGAGAGGAACTCAGTGCTAGAACGCGAGAATGCTGTGCTGAAGTCGCTGGCCAACTCGGAGCAGCTCAACCAGCTCACCAGCCAGCTCACCCAGGGCAGCCCCTTGACTCAGCACGAGGGGAGCCAGAGCATCCCTCACCAGCCCAACCTGAGCTCCGCGTGA
- the tsc22d2 gene encoding TSC22 domain family protein 2 isoform X4 has product MSKMPAKKKSCFQITSVTQAQVAASSITDDTESLDDPDESRTEDVSSEIFDGPRGDQGVCDGSSSEETFNNVGESQGGHPPVTAPVNGGLSYKSKGTPQILGGINSAATTAQPLVPASSTHPLTVTSTVPAATVSPSVASTAPTSTSCSSRFRVIKLDHGTGEPFRRGRWTCNEFYDKDSDSSVNRAVDSMKPTLTLDHSIDRESGPGATTNSVITSSTFSPHAVENSTDSSYSAGHLPHPHPSDPLQPGYSVAPQIGSGASAFQPPGYTTTVSQQPQQVVQPVAPQTFLSNSLNGVHQGAIPQKSHNMPPATQPQQFVYSAHNTGLPAGQPDLSQQHFGSSTQNLPMTSLPLGPAASQVPSSLINPSGPGAQGLGGDTASAGGLLQQVGNATAGAPISGQQQPVSQPQPSGGLGINPAPSVTTTPHSSVQNVPATVPIVTNISQGVPGQAPGTGGLQPQGAHGGATTGVPPGLSNHTEDSGQTSDALPQPNAGVVPRKDGVKPFFSEGLNLPAPAVKSLLDINNIGVDVDDDSFLPQPPGASADLVW; this is encoded by the exons ATGTCGAAAATGCCAGCAAAGAAGAAAAGTTGTTTCCAGATCACGAGTGTGACCCAGGCTCAGGTGGCGgccagcagcatcactgacgACACCGAGAGCCTGGATGATCCGGACGAGTCCCGGACAGAGGACGTGTCGTCGGAAATCTTTGACGGTCCTCGCGGCGACCAGGGGGTGTGTGACGGGAGCTCATCGGAGGAAACCTTCAACAACGTGGGGGAGTCTCAGGGGGGCCACCCGCCTGTCACCGCTCCCGTCAATGGAGGGCTATCGTATAAAAGTAAAGGCACCCCGCAGATTTTAGGAGGAATCAATTCCGCGGCAACGACGGcgcagcctttggttccagcttcATCCACCCATCCCTTGACAGTCACCAGCACGGTCCCTGCGGCCACTGTCTCCCCCAGTGTGGCTTCCACTGCTCCCACTagcaccagctgcagctcccgtTTTAGGGTCATCAAACTTGACCATGGTACTGGAGAGCCCTTCAGACGGGGCAGGTGGACTTGCAATGAGTTCTATGACAAAGATTCAGATTCAAGTGTTAATCGTGCTGTGGATAGTATGAAGCCAACTCTAACCCTTGACCACAGTATAGACAGGGAAAGTGGGCCTGGGGCCACAACTAACTCTGTAATCACTAGCTCTACGTTTTCTCCTCATGCTGTGGAGAACTCCACAGACAGCAGTTACTCTGCCGGACATCTCCCACACCCTCACCCTTCAGACCCTCTGCAGCCAGGTTACAGCGTGGCTCCTCAGATAGGGAGTGGAGCAAGTGCCTTTCAGCCCCCAGGGTATACAACGACTGTATCGCAGCAACCACAACAGGTTGTGCAGCCTGTTGCTCCCCAGACCTTTCTTTCAAACAGCCTCAATGGTGTGCACCAAGGTGCCATACCACAGAAGTCTCACAACATGCCTCCTGCTACGCAGCCCCAGCAGTTTGTGTATTCTGCTCATAACACTGGCCTTCCAGCTGGCCAACCGGACTTAAGTCAGCAGCACTTTGGCTCCAGCACGCAAAACCTTCCTATGACTTCTCTTCCTCTGGGACCTGCAGCCAGCCAGGTTCCCTCGTCTCTAATCAACCCTTCTGGTCCAGGTGCCCAGGGGCTGGGTGGAGACACAGCCTCAGCTGGGGGCCTGCTGCAACAAGTGGGCAATGCAACAGCTGGGGCCCCCATCAGTGGCCAACAGCAGCCTGTCAGCCAGCCTCAGCCTTCAGGGGGGTTGGGTATCAACCCTGCACCTTCCGTCACCACCACCCCACACAGCAGTGTCCAGAATGTGCCTGCCACAGTGCCCATTGTCACCAACATCTCTCAAGGTGTGCCAGGTCAGGCACCTGGTACAGGAGGACTTCAGCCTCAAGGAGCCCATGGTGGAGCAACAACAGGTGTTCCCCCTGGCTTAAGCAACCATACAGAAGATAGTGGGCAGACGTCTGATGCCCTACCTCAGCCCAATGCCGGTGTGGTGCCACGGAAAGATGGTGTAAAGCCTTTCTTCAGTGAGGGCCTCAACCTACCAGCCCCCGCGGTCAAAAGCCTGCTTGACATCAATAATATTGGTGTGGATGTGGATGATGACAG TTTTCTGCCCCAACCACCCGGGGCCTCTGCTGACCTCGTCTGGTGA
- the tsc22d2 gene encoding TSC22 domain family protein 2 isoform X3 — MSKMPAKKKSCFQITSVTQAQVAASSITDDTESLDDPDESRTEDVSSEIFDGPRGDQGVCDGSSSEETFNNVGESQGGHPPVTAPVNGGLSYKSKGTPQILGGINSAATTAQPLVPASSTHPLTVTSTVPAATVSPSVASTAPTSTSCSSRFRVIKLDHGTGEPFRRGRWTCNEFYDKDSDSSVNRAVDSMKPTLTLDHSIDRESGPGATTNSVITSSTFSPHAVENSTDSSYSAGHLPHPHPSDPLQPGYSVAPQIGSGASAFQPPGYTTTVSQQPQQVVQPVAPQTFLSNSLNGVHQGAIPQKSHNMPPATQPQQFVYSAHNTGLPAGQPDLSQQHFGSSTQNLPMTSLPLGPAASQVPSSLINPSGPGAQGLGGDTASAGGLLQQVGNATAGAPISGQQQPVSQPQPSGGLGINPAPSVTTTPHSSVQNVPATVPIVTNISQGVPGQAPGTGGLQPQGAHGGATTGVPPGLSNHTEDSGQTSDALPQPNAGVVPRKDGVKPFFSEGLNLPAPAVKSLLDINNIGVDVDDDSLRRSEPVWALWTYSQQHEV, encoded by the exons ATGTCGAAAATGCCAGCAAAGAAGAAAAGTTGTTTCCAGATCACGAGTGTGACCCAGGCTCAGGTGGCGgccagcagcatcactgacgACACCGAGAGCCTGGATGATCCGGACGAGTCCCGGACAGAGGACGTGTCGTCGGAAATCTTTGACGGTCCTCGCGGCGACCAGGGGGTGTGTGACGGGAGCTCATCGGAGGAAACCTTCAACAACGTGGGGGAGTCTCAGGGGGGCCACCCGCCTGTCACCGCTCCCGTCAATGGAGGGCTATCGTATAAAAGTAAAGGCACCCCGCAGATTTTAGGAGGAATCAATTCCGCGGCAACGACGGcgcagcctttggttccagcttcATCCACCCATCCCTTGACAGTCACCAGCACGGTCCCTGCGGCCACTGTCTCCCCCAGTGTGGCTTCCACTGCTCCCACTagcaccagctgcagctcccgtTTTAGGGTCATCAAACTTGACCATGGTACTGGAGAGCCCTTCAGACGGGGCAGGTGGACTTGCAATGAGTTCTATGACAAAGATTCAGATTCAAGTGTTAATCGTGCTGTGGATAGTATGAAGCCAACTCTAACCCTTGACCACAGTATAGACAGGGAAAGTGGGCCTGGGGCCACAACTAACTCTGTAATCACTAGCTCTACGTTTTCTCCTCATGCTGTGGAGAACTCCACAGACAGCAGTTACTCTGCCGGACATCTCCCACACCCTCACCCTTCAGACCCTCTGCAGCCAGGTTACAGCGTGGCTCCTCAGATAGGGAGTGGAGCAAGTGCCTTTCAGCCCCCAGGGTATACAACGACTGTATCGCAGCAACCACAACAGGTTGTGCAGCCTGTTGCTCCCCAGACCTTTCTTTCAAACAGCCTCAATGGTGTGCACCAAGGTGCCATACCACAGAAGTCTCACAACATGCCTCCTGCTACGCAGCCCCAGCAGTTTGTGTATTCTGCTCATAACACTGGCCTTCCAGCTGGCCAACCGGACTTAAGTCAGCAGCACTTTGGCTCCAGCACGCAAAACCTTCCTATGACTTCTCTTCCTCTGGGACCTGCAGCCAGCCAGGTTCCCTCGTCTCTAATCAACCCTTCTGGTCCAGGTGCCCAGGGGCTGGGTGGAGACACAGCCTCAGCTGGGGGCCTGCTGCAACAAGTGGGCAATGCAACAGCTGGGGCCCCCATCAGTGGCCAACAGCAGCCTGTCAGCCAGCCTCAGCCTTCAGGGGGGTTGGGTATCAACCCTGCACCTTCCGTCACCACCACCCCACACAGCAGTGTCCAGAATGTGCCTGCCACAGTGCCCATTGTCACCAACATCTCTCAAGGTGTGCCAGGTCAGGCACCTGGTACAGGAGGACTTCAGCCTCAAGGAGCCCATGGTGGAGCAACAACAGGTGTTCCCCCTGGCTTAAGCAACCATACAGAAGATAGTGGGCAGACGTCTGATGCCCTACCTCAGCCCAATGCCGGTGTGGTGCCACGGAAAGATGGTGTAAAGCCTTTCTTCAGTGAGGGCCTCAACCTACCAGCCCCCGCGGTCAAAAGCCTGCTTGACATCAATAATATTGGTGTGGATGTGGATGATGACAG TCTCAGAAGAAGTGAACCAGTGTGGGCTTTGTGGACATACAGTCAACAGCATGAAGTGTGA